In Acidovorax sp. GBBC 1281, a single window of DNA contains:
- a CDS encoding DNA-3-methyladenine glycosylase I, whose protein sequence is MPAPLSAPVSAHPSPSPDTGLFTDESGCALCQWCSATPLYRHYHDHEWGFPVADDRRLYEKLCLEGFQAGLSWLTILNKREAFRAGFAHFDAEQVARFGAAEVQRLLGDAGIVRHRGKIESAIQNAQRVLELRREFGSLAHYVWRFAPAAAEGRPGRITLESVRAMPTTPASVAMSKDLKKRGFSFVGPTTVYAFMQAMGLVNDHFEGCSVRAAAQAARAAFVVPGPG, encoded by the coding sequence ATGCCCGCGCCTCTTTCCGCTCCCGTTTCCGCCCACCCGTCTCCCAGTCCGGACACCGGCCTGTTCACCGACGAGTCCGGATGCGCCCTCTGCCAATGGTGCAGTGCCACGCCGCTCTACCGCCACTACCACGACCATGAATGGGGCTTTCCGGTCGCGGACGACCGGCGCCTGTATGAAAAGCTGTGCCTGGAAGGCTTCCAGGCGGGCCTGAGCTGGCTCACCATCCTGAACAAGCGCGAAGCCTTTCGCGCCGGGTTCGCCCATTTCGATGCCGAGCAGGTGGCGCGCTTCGGTGCGGCCGAGGTGCAGCGGCTGCTGGGCGATGCCGGCATCGTGCGCCACCGCGGCAAGATCGAGTCGGCCATCCAGAACGCGCAGCGCGTGCTGGAGCTGCGTCGCGAGTTCGGCTCGCTGGCGCACTACGTGTGGCGTTTCGCTCCGGCCGCCGCCGAGGGGCGCCCCGGCCGCATCACGCTGGAGTCGGTGCGCGCCATGCCCACCACGCCGGCTTCGGTGGCGATGTCCAAGGACTTGAAAAAGCGGGGTTTCAGCTTCGTCGGCCCCACCACGGTCTATGCCTTCATGCAGGCCATGGGGCTGGTCAACGACCACTTCGAAGGCTGCAGCGTGCGCGCGGCGGCCCAGGCGGCGCGTGCGGCGTTCGTGGTGCCCGGTCCGGGCTGA
- a CDS encoding helix-turn-helix domain-containing protein, giving the protein MEILDIAEVARRSGLPASKLRFYEEKGLIASVGRHGLRRLFDAGVVERLALVALGRAAGFSLDAIGQMFGRDGQPRIDRDRLLAQADDLDTTIRQLTAMRDGLQHAARCKAPSHMECPTFRRLLRAAGAGAAIGRPRRPADPGR; this is encoded by the coding sequence ATGGAGATCCTGGACATCGCCGAAGTGGCACGCCGTTCGGGCCTGCCGGCATCGAAGCTGCGCTTCTACGAAGAAAAAGGGCTGATCGCCTCCGTCGGGCGCCACGGCCTGCGGCGGCTGTTCGATGCGGGCGTGGTGGAGCGGCTCGCGCTCGTCGCGCTCGGGCGCGCGGCCGGCTTCTCGCTGGACGCCATCGGGCAGATGTTCGGCCGCGACGGCCAGCCGCGCATCGACCGCGACCGGCTCCTGGCCCAGGCCGACGACCTGGACACCACCATCCGCCAGCTCACCGCCATGCGCGACGGTCTGCAGCACGCCGCGCGCTGCAAGGCGCCCAGCCACATGGAATGCCCCACCTTCCGGCGCCTCCTGCGCGCCGCCGGGGCGGGGGCTGCCATCGGCCGTCCCAGGCGGCCCGCCGATCCAGGCCGGTGA
- a CDS encoding class I SAM-dependent methyltransferase encodes MNPPISIDSPQAALWNGAAGHGWVQAQPLLDRMFAPFEALLAEVPDAPGAGPGMQVLDIGCGTGATTLAIARQLGEEGRCTGIDLSSPMVAAARQRGLREGLTAPRADFVCADAQTHAFAPASVDRLVSRFGVMFFGDPVAAFANLRRAARPGASLCAIAWRSAAENPFMTAAERAAAPLLPGLPVRQPDAPGQFAFADRERVAGILPASGWAGIEIEPLDVVCTLRRDELVPYFTGLGPVGLALRSADGPTRTRVVAAARAAFEPYVQGEVVRFGAACWRIAAQAAAGGTQGWR; translated from the coding sequence ATGAACCCACCCATTTCGATCGATTCCCCGCAAGCCGCGCTCTGGAACGGCGCCGCCGGCCACGGCTGGGTCCAGGCGCAGCCCCTGCTCGACCGCATGTTCGCGCCCTTCGAGGCCCTGCTCGCCGAGGTGCCCGATGCCCCTGGCGCGGGGCCCGGCATGCAGGTGCTCGACATCGGCTGCGGCACCGGGGCCACCACGCTGGCCATCGCGCGCCAGCTGGGCGAGGAAGGGCGCTGCACCGGGATCGACCTTTCCTCACCCATGGTCGCCGCGGCGCGCCAGCGCGGCCTGCGCGAGGGGCTGACGGCGCCCCGCGCGGACTTCGTCTGTGCCGATGCGCAGACCCATGCGTTCGCGCCGGCTTCCGTGGATCGGCTGGTGTCGCGCTTCGGCGTCATGTTCTTCGGCGACCCGGTGGCGGCGTTCGCGAACCTGCGCCGCGCGGCGCGCCCCGGCGCCAGCCTGTGCGCCATCGCGTGGCGCAGCGCGGCGGAGAACCCCTTCATGACGGCCGCCGAACGCGCCGCGGCCCCGCTGCTGCCGGGCCTGCCCGTGCGCCAGCCGGATGCGCCGGGCCAGTTCGCGTTCGCGGACCGCGAGCGGGTGGCGGGCATCCTGCCGGCCAGTGGCTGGGCCGGCATCGAGATCGAGCCCCTGGATGTCGTCTGCACGCTGCGGCGCGACGAACTGGTGCCTTATTTCACCGGCCTCGGCCCGGTCGGCCTGGCCCTGCGCAGCGCCGACGGGCCGACCCGCACCCGGGTCGTCGCGGCCGCGCGAGCGGCTTTCGAGCCCTACGTGCAGGGCGAGGTCGTGCGCTTCGGCGCGGCCTGCTGGCGGATCGCCGCACAGGCCGCGGCGGGTGGCACGCAAGGCTGGCGTTAG
- a CDS encoding TonB-dependent receptor encodes MARLLARYGVSDRLSVALNVQNVFDRKYIAAMSGWWYSGMYGAPRSAQVTARYRF; translated from the coding sequence GTGGCCCGCCTCCTGGCCCGCTACGGAGTGAGCGATCGCCTGTCGGTCGCGCTGAACGTGCAGAACGTGTTCGACCGCAAGTACATCGCCGCGATGTCGGGCTGGTGGTACTCGGGCATGTACGGCGCGCCGCGCAGTGCGCAGGTGACGGCGCGCTACCGGTTCTGA
- a CDS encoding RidA family protein — MHTRLQPPDWAPPKGYANGVAARGTLLFVGGQIGWNARQEFESDDFIVQARQTFLNVRAVLEAGGAGPEHLVRMTWYVVDREEYNARLKELGTAYREVLGRHFPAMACVQVAGLMEARARIEIEATAVLPD, encoded by the coding sequence CTGCACACCCGACTGCAACCGCCCGACTGGGCGCCCCCCAAGGGCTACGCCAATGGCGTGGCCGCCCGCGGCACGCTGCTCTTCGTGGGTGGCCAGATCGGCTGGAACGCCCGCCAGGAGTTCGAGAGCGACGACTTCATCGTCCAGGCCCGCCAGACCTTCCTGAACGTGCGCGCCGTGCTGGAGGCCGGCGGCGCCGGTCCCGAGCACCTGGTGCGCATGACCTGGTACGTGGTGGACCGCGAGGAATACAACGCGCGCCTGAAAGAGCTTGGCACGGCCTACCGCGAGGTGCTGGGCCGGCACTTTCCGGCCATGGCCTGCGTGCAGGTCGCCGGCCTCATGGAAGCGCGCGCGCGCATCGAGATCGAGGCCACCGCGGTGCTGCCGGACTGA
- a CDS encoding AMP-binding protein yields the protein MTQSAQTDTFVHDRLPPREQWPALHYDLPSLQVPAQANLVQVLFERAAQAGHGGRPLLRSPTRTWTYAQAQDEVARIARVLVDGLGLVPGNRVLLRGGNTPEMALAWLAVVHAGLVAVATMPLLRARELSDVIERAQPAAALCDGRLLDELQAAQAQHPVLRAIVPFHTAPAADDLLVRAAGCAPLHACPTAADDITLMAFTSGTTGHPKAPVHSHRDVLAACGAWPHHVLRSTPEDIVVGSPPLAFTFGLGGLLLFPMAACASVYFPDVPYTPEVMVRLMREVGATVCYTAPTFYRQMAPFAKALGLPALRTCVSAGEALPDGTRQLWKDATGIEMTDGIGATEMFHIFISSAGSEVRRGAIGRVVPGYQAKVVDGRGRELPRGTVGKLAVIGPTGCRYLDDARQAHYVKNGWNHPGDAFVQDADGYFFYQARDDDMIITAGYNVGGPEVEDALLRHPAVAECAVIGVPDDERGMVVKAICVLRPGHAGDDALAKALQDHVKASIAPFKYPRIVEFATALPRTETGKLQRFKLRQAAALARDSAAAAAANAPLPSPKT from the coding sequence ATGACCCAGAGCGCACAGACCGACACTTTCGTCCACGACCGCCTGCCGCCGCGCGAGCAGTGGCCCGCGCTGCACTACGACCTGCCCTCGCTGCAGGTGCCGGCGCAGGCCAACCTCGTGCAGGTGCTGTTTGAGCGCGCCGCGCAGGCCGGCCACGGCGGGCGGCCGCTGCTGCGCTCGCCCACGCGCACCTGGACCTACGCGCAGGCGCAGGACGAGGTCGCGCGCATCGCCCGCGTGCTGGTGGACGGCCTGGGCCTGGTGCCCGGCAACCGCGTGCTGCTGCGCGGCGGCAACACGCCCGAGATGGCGCTCGCCTGGCTGGCCGTGGTGCATGCCGGGCTGGTGGCCGTGGCCACCATGCCGCTGCTGCGCGCGCGGGAGCTGTCCGACGTGATCGAGCGCGCCCAGCCCGCCGCCGCGCTGTGCGACGGCCGGCTGCTGGACGAGCTGCAGGCCGCGCAGGCGCAGCACCCGGTGCTGCGCGCCATCGTGCCCTTCCACACCGCGCCGGCGGCCGATGACCTGCTGGTGCGCGCGGCCGGCTGCGCGCCGCTGCACGCATGCCCCACCGCGGCGGACGACATCACGCTCATGGCCTTCACCTCGGGCACCACGGGGCACCCGAAAGCGCCGGTGCACAGCCACCGCGACGTGCTCGCCGCCTGCGGCGCGTGGCCGCACCACGTGCTGCGCTCCACGCCCGAGGACATCGTGGTCGGATCGCCGCCGCTGGCCTTCACCTTCGGGCTGGGCGGGCTGCTGCTCTTTCCCATGGCCGCCTGCGCGAGCGTGTACTTCCCCGACGTGCCCTACACCCCCGAGGTGATGGTGCGGCTGATGCGCGAGGTGGGCGCCACCGTCTGCTATACCGCGCCCACCTTCTACCGGCAGATGGCGCCCTTCGCCAAGGCCCTGGGCCTGCCCGCGCTGCGCACCTGCGTGAGTGCGGGCGAGGCCCTGCCGGACGGCACGCGCCAGCTGTGGAAGGACGCCACCGGCATCGAGATGACCGACGGCATCGGCGCCACCGAGATGTTCCACATCTTCATCTCGTCGGCCGGCAGCGAGGTGCGCCGCGGCGCCATCGGCCGCGTGGTGCCGGGCTACCAGGCCAAGGTGGTGGACGGGCGCGGGCGCGAGCTGCCCCGCGGCACGGTCGGCAAGCTCGCCGTGATCGGCCCCACGGGCTGCCGCTACCTGGACGATGCGCGCCAGGCCCACTACGTGAAGAACGGCTGGAACCACCCCGGCGACGCCTTCGTGCAGGACGCCGACGGCTACTTCTTCTACCAGGCGCGCGACGACGACATGATCATCACGGCCGGCTACAACGTGGGCGGCCCCGAGGTCGAGGATGCCCTGCTGCGCCACCCCGCCGTGGCCGAGTGCGCCGTGATCGGCGTGCCCGACGACGAGCGCGGCATGGTCGTCAAGGCCATCTGCGTGCTGCGCCCCGGCCATGCCGGCGACGACGCCCTGGCCAAGGCGCTGCAGGACCACGTGAAGGCCAGCATCGCCCCCTTCAAATACCCGCGCATCGTGGAGTTCGCCACCGCCCTGCCGCGCACCGAGACCGGCAAGCTGCAGCGCTTCAAGCTGCGCCAGGCCGCCGCGCTGGCCCGCGACAGCGCGGCCGCTGCGGCCGCCAACGCCCCACTTCCATCCCCCAAGACATGA
- a CDS encoding acyl-CoA dehydrogenase family protein, translated as MHAATPPAPTAPPTAHLALPFFGEAHRALMDGLVPWAAAQAVDESDDRAACREWVRRLGDGGWLRYCVPAAHGGALAELDSRALVLLRETLAYHSPLADFAFAMQGLGSGAITLAGSAAQQARYLPAVARGEKIAAFALSEPEAGSDVGAMKTIAIQANNPPASGPNGSDTAGDAMGAYTLNGTKTWISNGGIADFYCVFAKTDPAGGTRGISAFIVDAPTPGLDDSRHIQVMAPHPLATLAFDGCTVPADALLGELHGGFKLAMRTLDIFRASVAGAALGLARRALVEAVHHARTRRMFGQTLGDFQLTQAKLGEMAALVDGAALLTYRAAWMRDESLLSGRAGNATEARHRSVAAEARNRSVAAAMAKMTATENAQRVIDMALQMHGGRGVEVGAKIESLYRDIRALRIYEGATEVQQLIIGKAVLQEQQA; from the coding sequence ATGCACGCCGCCACGCCCCCCGCGCCCACCGCCCCGCCCACGGCGCACCTCGCCCTGCCGTTCTTCGGCGAAGCCCACCGGGCATTGATGGATGGCCTCGTGCCCTGGGCCGCCGCGCAGGCGGTGGACGAATCCGACGACCGCGCCGCCTGCCGCGAGTGGGTGCGCCGCCTGGGCGACGGCGGCTGGCTGCGCTACTGCGTGCCCGCCGCGCACGGCGGCGCGCTGGCCGAACTCGATTCCCGCGCGCTGGTGCTGCTGCGCGAGACCCTGGCCTACCACTCGCCCCTGGCCGACTTCGCCTTCGCCATGCAGGGCCTGGGCAGCGGCGCCATCACGCTGGCCGGCAGCGCCGCGCAGCAGGCACGCTACCTGCCCGCGGTGGCACGCGGCGAGAAGATCGCCGCCTTCGCGCTCAGCGAGCCCGAGGCCGGCTCCGACGTTGGCGCTATGAAAACAATAGCGATACAGGCAAACAATCCGCCGGCATCGGGCCCGAATGGCTCCGATACCGCGGGCGATGCCATGGGCGCCTACACGCTGAACGGCACCAAGACGTGGATCAGCAACGGCGGCATCGCCGACTTCTACTGCGTCTTCGCCAAGACCGACCCGGCCGGCGGCACGCGCGGCATCAGCGCCTTCATCGTCGATGCGCCCACGCCGGGCCTGGACGATTCGCGCCACATCCAGGTGATGGCGCCGCACCCGCTGGCCACGCTGGCGTTCGACGGCTGCACCGTGCCGGCCGATGCGCTGCTGGGTGAGCTGCACGGCGGCTTCAAGCTGGCCATGCGCACGCTGGACATCTTTCGCGCCTCGGTGGCGGGCGCCGCGTTGGGGCTGGCGCGGCGCGCGCTCGTCGAGGCGGTGCACCATGCGCGCACGCGCCGCATGTTCGGCCAGACGCTGGGCGACTTCCAGCTCACGCAGGCCAAGCTGGGCGAGATGGCGGCGCTGGTCGATGGCGCGGCGCTGCTCACGTACCGGGCGGCCTGGATGCGCGACGAGAGCTTGCTATCTGGGCGGGCGGGCAACGCCACCGAGGCTCGCCATCGCAGCGTCGCCGCAGAGGCCCGGAATCGCAGCGTCGCCGCTGCGATGGCCAAGATGACCGCCACCGAGAACGCCCAGCGCGTGATCGACATGGCCCTGCAAATGCACGGCGGGCGCGGCGTCGAGGTGGGCGCCAAGATCGAATCGCTGTACCGCGACATCCGCGCGCTGCGCATCTACGAAGGCGCCACCGAGGTACAGCAACTCATCATCGGCAAAGCCGTCTTGCAGGAGCAGCAGGCATGA
- a CDS encoding enoyl-CoA hydratase family protein has translation MKHYISAGNPMRLQFEPRAPYAARHFAWQFDRGVGTITLDRPERKNPLTFQSYAELRDFFGALRTATDVKAVVVTGAGGNFCSGGDVHEIIGPLTGMTMPELLEFTRMTGDLVKAIRACPQPVLGAIDGICAGAGAMVALACDLRYGTPAARTAFLFTRVGLAGADMGACALLPRMIGQGRASELLFTGRAMTAQEGLAWGFFNGLHESADLLAHVQAAARSLAEGPTFAHGMTKTMLGQEWSMTIDQAIEAEAQAQAICMQTQDFRRAYEAFAAKQKPVFAGD, from the coding sequence ATGAAGCACTACATCTCCGCGGGCAACCCCATGCGCCTGCAGTTCGAGCCCCGGGCCCCCTACGCGGCGCGGCACTTCGCCTGGCAGTTCGACCGCGGCGTGGGCACCATCACGCTGGACCGGCCCGAGCGCAAGAACCCGCTGACCTTCCAGAGCTATGCCGAACTGCGCGACTTCTTCGGCGCGCTGCGCACGGCGACCGACGTGAAGGCCGTGGTGGTGACCGGCGCGGGCGGCAACTTCTGCTCGGGCGGCGACGTGCACGAAATCATCGGCCCGCTCACCGGCATGACCATGCCCGAACTGCTGGAGTTCACGCGCATGACGGGCGACCTGGTCAAGGCCATCCGCGCCTGCCCGCAGCCGGTGCTGGGCGCCATCGACGGCATCTGCGCCGGCGCCGGCGCCATGGTGGCGCTGGCCTGCGACCTGCGCTACGGCACGCCCGCCGCACGCACCGCGTTCCTGTTCACCCGCGTGGGCCTGGCCGGCGCCGACATGGGCGCCTGCGCGCTGCTGCCGCGCATGATCGGGCAGGGCCGCGCCTCCGAGCTGCTGTTCACCGGCCGCGCGATGACCGCGCAGGAAGGGCTGGCCTGGGGCTTCTTCAACGGCCTGCACGAATCGGCCGACCTGCTCGCCCACGTGCAGGCCGCGGCCCGCTCGCTGGCCGAGGGCCCCACCTTCGCGCACGGCATGACCAAGACCATGCTGGGCCAGGAGTGGAGCATGACCATCGACCAGGCCATCGAGGCCGAGGCCCAGGCGCAGGCCATCTGCATGCAGACGCAGGACTTCCGCCGCGCCTACGAGGCGTTCGCGGCCAAGCAGAAACCCGTGTTCGCGGGGGATTGA
- a CDS encoding MarR family winged helix-turn-helix transcriptional regulator has product MDLEARLHGAAPSEHPEALRLWLRLLTCTQLVEKQVRTRLRDQFGTTLPRFDLMAQLERAPEGLKMKDLSRRMMVTSGNVTGITDQLVAEGLVERVDVAGDRRVFLVRLTPRGREQFDAMAHAHAQWIVEAFGPLGERDIASLHRLLGKVKAHAQAATPTLQETNA; this is encoded by the coding sequence ATGGACCTCGAAGCCCGCCTGCACGGCGCCGCTCCCAGCGAGCACCCCGAGGCCCTGCGCCTGTGGCTGCGCCTGCTCACCTGCACGCAACTGGTGGAAAAGCAGGTGCGCACCCGCCTGCGCGACCAGTTCGGCACCACGCTGCCGCGCTTCGACCTGATGGCGCAACTCGAACGCGCGCCCGAGGGCCTGAAGATGAAGGACCTCTCGCGCCGCATGATGGTCACGAGCGGCAACGTCACCGGCATCACCGACCAGCTCGTCGCCGAAGGGCTGGTGGAACGCGTGGATGTGGCGGGCGACCGCCGCGTGTTCCTCGTGCGGCTCACGCCGCGCGGGCGCGAACAGTTCGACGCGATGGCCCACGCGCACGCGCAGTGGATCGTCGAGGCCTTCGGCCCGCTCGGCGAGCGCGACATCGCCAGCCTGCACCGGCTGCTCGGCAAGGTGAAGGCCCACGCCCAGGCAGCCACCCCCACCCTCCAGGAAACCAACGCATGA
- a CDS encoding bifunctional salicylyl-CoA 5-hydroxylase/oxidoreductase, translating into MNILCIGGGPAGLYFALLMKRQDPAHRVVVVERNRPFDTFGWGVVLSDQTLANLQAADPETAAQIGDAFNHWDDVAVFLRGRSVRSSGHGFCGIGRKRLLNILQERCLALCVELVFETDVADDQALAARYRADLVIASDGLNSRIRTRYAEVFQPDIDLRQCRFVWLGTHQKFEAFTFAFEETEHGWFQAHAYQFDADTSTFIVETPEAVWQAHGLDRMEQPEAIAFCERLFAPYLGGHALISNATHLRGSANWIRFPRVICRTWVHRETIGGKAVPIVLMGDAAHTAHFSIGSGTKLALEDAIDLAQTLATGATLEQALHDYEARRSVEVLKIQNAARNSTEWFENVARYSRLPVEQFAYSLLTRSQRISHENLRLRDACWLEGYEAWLAQARPRVGAAPAPAPAGVPGDSSAAVPPMLTAFTLRGLTLDNRIVVSPMATYSAVEGVPQDFHLVHLGARALGGAALVMVEMTAPTPDGRITPACTGLWNDMQQAAFTRIVDFVHGSSRAKIGLQLGHSGPKGSTRVGWEGTDEPLPEGDPHGNWPLRAASALPYGPQNQTPAALTRADMDALTAAFVASARRAAACGFDWLELHCAHGYLLASFISPLTNQRTDEYGGSLENRCRYPLEVFAAVRAVWPAERPMSVRISAHDWAPGGTTPDDAVAMARWFKAAGCDLIDVSSGQTTRAARPVYGRMYQTPFADRIRNEVEIATMAVGAISEADHANSIIAAGRADLCALARPHLADPAWTLHAAAQLGETASRHVHWPRPYGPGRDQLLREASKQKQAPAQSILGHNAIKTIANDALD; encoded by the coding sequence ATGAACATCCTGTGCATCGGCGGTGGTCCCGCCGGCCTTTATTTCGCCCTGCTGATGAAGCGGCAGGACCCGGCGCACCGCGTCGTGGTGGTGGAGCGCAACCGGCCGTTCGACACCTTCGGCTGGGGCGTGGTGCTGTCGGACCAGACGCTGGCCAACCTGCAGGCGGCCGATCCCGAAACCGCCGCGCAGATCGGCGACGCGTTCAACCACTGGGACGACGTGGCGGTGTTCCTGCGCGGGCGCAGCGTGCGCTCCAGCGGCCACGGCTTTTGCGGCATCGGGCGCAAGCGGCTGCTCAACATCCTGCAGGAGCGCTGCCTGGCGCTGTGCGTGGAGCTGGTGTTCGAGACCGACGTGGCCGACGACCAGGCGCTCGCCGCGCGCTACCGAGCCGACCTGGTGATCGCCAGCGACGGCCTGAACAGCCGCATCCGCACGCGCTATGCCGAGGTCTTCCAGCCCGACATCGACCTGCGCCAGTGCCGCTTCGTCTGGCTGGGCACGCACCAGAAGTTCGAGGCCTTCACCTTCGCGTTCGAAGAGACCGAGCACGGCTGGTTCCAGGCGCACGCCTACCAGTTCGACGCCGACACCTCCACCTTCATCGTCGAGACGCCCGAGGCCGTGTGGCAGGCCCACGGGCTGGACCGCATGGAGCAGCCCGAGGCCATCGCCTTCTGCGAGCGGCTTTTCGCGCCCTACCTGGGCGGGCACGCGCTCATCAGCAACGCCACGCACCTGCGCGGCTCGGCCAACTGGATCCGCTTTCCGCGCGTGATCTGCCGCACCTGGGTGCACCGCGAAACCATCGGCGGCAAGGCGGTGCCCATCGTGCTGATGGGCGATGCCGCGCACACGGCGCATTTCTCGATCGGCAGCGGCACCAAGCTCGCGCTGGAAGACGCCATCGACCTGGCCCAGACCCTGGCCACCGGCGCGACCCTGGAGCAGGCGCTGCACGACTACGAGGCGCGCCGCAGCGTCGAGGTGCTCAAGATCCAGAACGCCGCGCGCAACTCCACCGAGTGGTTCGAGAACGTGGCGCGCTACAGCCGGCTGCCGGTGGAGCAGTTCGCGTATTCGCTGCTCACGCGCAGTCAGCGCATCAGCCACGAGAACCTGCGCCTGCGCGATGCGTGCTGGCTGGAGGGCTACGAGGCCTGGCTGGCCCAGGCGCGCCCCAGGGTCGGCGCGGCGCCCGCCCCGGCACCCGCCGGCGTGCCCGGCGACAGCAGCGCCGCGGTGCCGCCCATGCTCACGGCCTTCACGCTGCGCGGCCTCACGCTCGATAACCGCATCGTCGTCTCGCCCATGGCCACCTACAGCGCGGTCGAGGGCGTGCCGCAGGACTTCCACCTGGTGCACCTGGGCGCCCGCGCCCTCGGCGGCGCGGCGCTGGTGATGGTGGAGATGACCGCCCCCACGCCCGACGGCCGCATCACCCCCGCCTGCACCGGGCTGTGGAACGATATGCAGCAGGCCGCATTCACGCGCATCGTGGATTTCGTGCACGGCAGCAGCCGCGCGAAGATCGGCCTGCAGCTGGGCCACAGCGGCCCCAAGGGCTCCACGCGCGTGGGCTGGGAGGGCACGGACGAGCCCCTGCCCGAGGGCGATCCGCACGGCAACTGGCCGCTGCGCGCCGCCAGCGCCCTGCCCTACGGCCCGCAGAACCAGACGCCCGCCGCGCTGACGCGCGCCGACATGGACGCGCTCACCGCCGCCTTCGTGGCCAGCGCCCGGCGCGCCGCCGCTTGCGGCTTCGACTGGCTGGAGCTGCACTGCGCGCACGGCTACCTGCTGGCCAGCTTCATCAGCCCGCTCACCAACCAGCGCACCGACGAATACGGCGGCAGCCTGGAAAACCGCTGCCGCTACCCGCTCGAGGTGTTCGCGGCGGTGCGCGCCGTGTGGCCCGCCGAGCGCCCCATGAGCGTGCGCATCTCGGCCCACGACTGGGCGCCCGGCGGCACCACGCCGGACGACGCCGTGGCGATGGCGCGGTGGTTCAAGGCCGCGGGCTGCGACCTGATCGACGTCTCCTCCGGCCAGACCACGCGCGCCGCCCGGCCGGTGTACGGGCGCATGTACCAGACGCCGTTCGCCGACCGCATCCGCAACGAGGTGGAGATCGCCACCATGGCCGTGGGCGCCATCAGCGAAGCCGACCATGCCAACAGCATCATCGCCGCCGGCCGCGCCGACCTGTGCGCCCTCGCCCGCCCGCACCTGGCCGACCCGGCCTGGACGCTGCACGCCGCCGCGCAACTGGGCGAGACGGCCAGTCGCCACGTGCACTGGCCGCGCCCCTACGGCCCGGGCCGCGACCAGCTGCTGCGCGAGGCCTCCAAGCAAAAACAGGCCCCAGCGCAATCGATACTAGGGCATAACGCTATTAAAACAATAGCAAACGATGCGCTGGACTGA
- a CDS encoding SAM-dependent methyltransferase: MKPLLHALQARLESLPVDLSLELPGGQRLGRAQAPVALQFRDRRSLAALLSGEVGDLGAAIVEGRVRFEGRMRDLVAAAAALLHGDPAREQAGWWTRMMARARSRAVHTITRDAQQVRFHYDLSDDFYALWLDPRRVYSCAYYRDGTMDLAQAQEAKLDHICRKLRLAPGQRFLDIGAGWGGLLLWAAEHYGVDATGITLSRNQHAHVSRLIAERGLSGRVRMELRDYRELQHPEPAPFDRIASVGMFEHVGRAHMPDYFATVRRLLRPGGLLLNHGITSGGVDNAQLGAGLGDFIEKYIFPGGELLHVSAVLHDLAASGLEMVDTENLRPHYARTLWAWSDALEARLQEALRVLSAGVGAPQGERALRAYRLYLAGSAMGFERGWMALHQMLAARPDGDLATGALRGAQSDYPFTRDYMHARTSPAGH, translated from the coding sequence ATGAAACCGCTGCTGCACGCCCTGCAAGCCCGGCTGGAATCCCTGCCGGTGGACCTGTCGCTCGAACTGCCCGGCGGGCAGCGGCTGGGCCGCGCGCAGGCCCCGGTGGCACTGCAGTTCCGCGACCGCCGTTCGCTGGCGGCGCTGCTCTCGGGCGAGGTGGGCGACCTGGGCGCGGCCATCGTCGAGGGGCGCGTGCGCTTCGAGGGCCGCATGCGCGATCTGGTGGCGGCCGCCGCCGCGCTGCTGCACGGCGACCCGGCGCGCGAGCAGGCCGGGTGGTGGACGCGCATGATGGCCCGCGCCCGCTCGCGCGCGGTGCACACCATCACGCGCGACGCGCAGCAGGTGCGGTTCCACTACGACCTGTCCGACGACTTCTACGCCCTGTGGCTGGACCCGCGCCGCGTGTATTCGTGCGCCTACTACCGCGACGGCACCATGGACCTGGCCCAGGCGCAGGAGGCCAAGCTCGACCACATCTGCCGCAAGCTGCGGCTCGCGCCGGGCCAGCGCTTCCTGGACATCGGCGCGGGCTGGGGCGGGCTGCTGCTGTGGGCGGCCGAGCACTACGGCGTTGACGCCACCGGCATCACCCTGTCGCGCAATCAGCACGCGCACGTGTCGCGCCTCATCGCCGAGCGGGGCCTGTCGGGCCGCGTGCGCATGGAACTGCGCGACTACCGCGAACTGCAGCACCCCGAGCCCGCGCCGTTCGACCGCATCGCCTCGGTGGGCATGTTCGAGCACGTGGGCCGCGCGCACATGCCCGATTACTTCGCCACCGTGCGCCGGCTTTTGCGGCCCGGCGGGCTGCTGCTCAACCACGGCATCACCTCGGGCGGCGTGGACAACGCGCAGCTGGGCGCCGGCCTGGGCGACTTCATCGAAAAGTACATCTTCCCGGGCGGCGAACTGCTGCATGTGAGCGCCGTGCTGCACGACCTGGCGGCCAGCGGCCTGGAGATGGTGGACACCGAGAACCTGCGCCCGCACTACGCGCGCACGCTCTGGGCCTGGTCCGACGCGCTGGAGGCGCGGCTGCAGGAAGCGCTGCGCGTGCTCTCGGCCGGGGTCGGCGCGCCGCAGGGCGAGCGTGCCCTGCGCGCCTACCGCCTCTACCTGGCCGGCAGCGCCATGGGATTCGAGCGCGGCTGGATGGCCCTGCACCAGATGCTGGCCGCGCGGCCCGACGGCGACCTGGCCACCGGCGCCCTGCGCGGTGCCCAGTCGGACTATCCTTTCACCCGCGACTACATGCATGCACGCACCAGCCCCGCCGGGCATTGA